ACTCACGGATCTGTTCAAGGACTGGGCCTCCGGGTTCGCTAAGTGGCACGTGGAGGGGGTGATCGGGAGCGACGTCGAGGTCTAGGCGACGGCGCAACCCAGAGGTATCTCGACGGTATTGGAACCGGGATCCAGTGGCGATGGAGGTGGCAAATCTGACTTGGGATAGCAAAGCTTCGTTCTCCTTTTGTAGGAggttgatgcgctgctccatggcctCAACGTGACGAGTGATGTCATTGGATGAGCTAGCATTTCAGGCCATGGTGTTTGAGTTGGGATTATCGAGCTGCTCTTGATTGttagccccacggtgggcgccaaattgttttggacaaattctgCTTAGAACCGAACTTGTCTTcaggatggtgctaacaatcgattgagcTAGATAATGCAAAGTGACAAGAGTAAGTCGTAGGAGAATAAGTGAGAGTATTATTAGCAAGAGGAGCTTCTATGTACAGAAAGAGCCatctaagccattttataggccttACATAATGAGTGTAACGTTCACAAATTAATACACATAATTATACTTAATGAAGGCAGTTAATGTCGTACTCTATTTAATCATGTAACCGCTGCTGTCTTCTTTCAACCGTTGAGAGCAAGTTGGCAGCTGTAATGTCCTGCCTTTCTGGCAGCCACGCATGCTCCATGGTGGCACATTTGGACATATCActaagagggtattttcccccctaacagcaGTGTGTGGAGATGTTCTTTCAGCCTTGTAAAGGCAGTTTCGGCCGACTCACAAAACAGACAGAGACTTGAACTCCTTCCCTTTCTGTCAATAGTGCAACACTGAAAGACCATTCAGAGATTGCCAAATAGACGTACAGGGTTTCGCCTTAAAGGGAACTGACGAGCCGTGGCAGTGTATGGAGATGTTCTTTCAGACTTGTAAAGGTAGATTCGGCCGACCCAGTCCACTCAAATTTCGGCTTTTTCTTGATGGTGCCGAAAAAGTAATGGCGTTTATCACCTTCTCTAGATAGGAAGCGCCCCATAGTGGCCAAGCATCTTGTAAGCCGTTGGACCTCCTTCACGGTTTTTGGTGACGTCATATCTATGTCTGTACTTTATCAAGGTTGGCCTCTATTCCCCTTTCATCAATGAGGAACCCTAGAAACTTGCCTTACAGTACTCCAAAAACACATTTCTTCATGATTTAACTTCATCTTGTATTTCCGGAGTGTCTCAAAAGTTTCCTTTAGATCAGCGAGGTGATTTTCACGCTGCTTGCTTTTCGCAACCATGTCATCAATATATGCTTCGATGTTACGACCCAGCTGATTGGTGAAAACTGTGTTCACTAAGCGTTGAAAAGTGGCTGGTGCATTTTTGAGACCGAACGACGTTACTTTATAGTAGTACAACCCTTGCTCGGCGACGAATGATGTTTTCTCCTAATCATCCAGCCATAGAGGAATTTGATGAAAACCAgagtaggcatccataaagGACATCATGGCATGGCCAGCAGTTGAGTCTACTAGACGGTCAATCTTTGGCAAAGGAAAACTGTCTCTTGGGCACGCCTTATTCAGGTCTGTGCAGTCTACACACATTCTCTAGGACCCATTTGGCTTTGGTACCAATACCAGATTTTCTACCCATTCGGATATTGACTAAGGAAAATGAAGCTAGCATCTAACAACTTTTGAACTTCCTCGGCCGCAGCCTTGTTTCTTGCTTCTCCATGGTTTCGTTTCTTTTGACGAACGGGTTTCAAAGCGCCATCTACATtgagcttatggacggccacattTGGGTCAATGCTTGGTATTTCCTCTATAGTGAAAGCAAAGATGTCATGAAATTCTCTCAAGAGGATGACCAATTCTGCCCCAAGATGATCTCAGGAGAAACTCCGACCGGCACCGTCCTATCCGAACATTTCTCATCGAGCACAATTTCATAGTGCCCTCCAAAGGCTCATATCGCCAAGTTTCCATATGTATCGTTGCGATGGTAGAAGTTTCCTTTTTGATTTTGACTTCAGTTTCTTCCAATTTCCTCTTTGAACCGGTTTACCTTCATTGATCTTACCCGATCCCCAAGCCTCGGGATTTAGAGTAGTTAGATAGAAATCCCGAGCCTGCTGCTGATCGCCATGAATGGTGCCAACTGTTCCCTTATCACAAACATATTTCATTAGCATGAGATGACTGACGATCACTGCTTTTGCTTGATTAAGCGTGCGTCGTCCCAAAATGATATTATATGTCGTTAAGTACTTCACAATCAAAAACTGAACATTCAAATTTTTGCTTTGATGTCTCCCTCCTACTCGAAGCGGTAAAGTAATAATGCCCTGAGGATGGATTACACCGCCTCCGAATCCAATGATGGGATAATGGATTTTCTCAATCGTCTTGGGATCATGCTCAAGACGTTTCATACATGCCAGACTAATAATATCAGATAAgcttcctgaaggaaataatgcccttggaccaagtatgcattcaatgttaagtctaataaatgcggttcagtattaattaacaagttaataattcagtgagatcaagtgagctgaatgcctagctagaggccgcttcagttcaagtggaattaatgatattaatccacagcttactcttgactggacccgtagggtcacacaaatagtacgtaaacggatcaagtatttaatggcattaaatactccatctatggatattcggaatcgacggatcttggtttcagtgggagctgagatcgtcaaaggcaagcaaatgaatactccggaaacgatgatattgccggaaacggaaatatggatcgtatcggaaatataaatattatccaagtcgtagatgttgccggaaacggaaacatggtacgtatcggaaaatattatcggaaatagaaatattgccggaatcggaaatattgccggaaacggaaatattgtctgaatcggaaatattatcggaatcggaaaataattccggaaacggaaatattaaatatttgttcgaaa
This genomic stretch from Spinacia oleracea cultivar Varoflay chromosome 3, BTI_SOV_V1, whole genome shotgun sequence harbors:
- the LOC130469741 gene encoding uncharacterized protein: MKRLEHDPKTIEKIHYPIIGFGGGVIHPQGIITLPLRVGGRHQSKNLNVQFLIVKYLTTYNIILGRRTLNQAKAVIVSHLMLMKYVCDKGTVGTIHGDQQQARDFYLTTLNPEAWGSGKINEEEIPSIDPNVAVHKLNVDGALKPVRQKKRNHGEARNKAAAEEVQKLLDASFIFLSQYPNG